Genomic window (Bacillota bacterium LX-D):
GAACGCCCTTAATAATTTCTAAGATAAAGATCAAAAAAGTTAATTCAATTCCTAAGTTTAGGATCAAGGAAAATAATTTAGAAGAATGTTTTTTAAGAGAATTTTTTTTCATTAAACTTAGGTAATAATAAGCTATATTAAAAAAGGATAACATTCCTACAAAGTAGCAAAGCAAAAAATAAAAAAAAACCTCTAACATTATATTCCCCCTTTACAAAATTATGTAATAAGGGGAATATTTATTACTAATCAAACCACATCAATTTTTCCAAAAATCTTTAATTACCTTAGATAATGAAGAGTCATCAGCTCTTAGATGGGTATTAAGTGGCAATGAATTTAAGAATTTTTGACCATATTTTTTTTCTATAATTCTCCTGTCCAGTATTACTACTATACCTCTGTCTTTTTTTGTTCGCAATAAACGACCAAAACCTTGCTTAAATTTAATCACGGCCTGAGGTAAATTAAGCATAGTAAAGGGATCTAAATTTTTATTTTTTAGATACTGCATTTTGGCAGCTAGAGTAGGAATACTAGGAGCTTGGAAAGGCAGCTTAACTATTATCACTAATGTCAAATCATTACCTGGTATATCCACACCCTCCCAAAAGCTACTTGTGCCTAATAAAACTCCTTTTTCAGTTTTTTTAAAGCTGTTAACCAATGAGCCTCTACTTCCATCTAACTGTTGACCATAAACAAGTATTCCCGTTTCACTTAACTTCTCTTTCAAGGGAGCATAGGTAAGTTTTAAAAGATTGTGAGAAGTAAATAGTACTAATGTTCTACCATTATTTGCTACAATTAGTCTAGCGAGAACAGGAACTATTTGTCGTGCAAAGTCTTCCTCCTTTACCATTGCAGGGTTTGGTAAATTGTTAGTGATACATAAAAGTGCTTGATCTTGGATGTTATAGGGAGATTGTATAATCTCAGTTTCCAATTTATCTGGCTCTAAATAATTTAATCCCACCTGATTAATAAAAAATTCAAAGTCTTTTTCAATCGTCAGGGTGGCAGAAGTAAAAATTATTGACTTTTTACCTTGGTAAATTTGTTTACAAAGTAATGCACCTACTTCAATTGGTGCTGTTTTAATGGAGAAATCAAAATTATGTGTAAAGGAATATGTCTCTAGCCAAGTCACTGAATCTTTATTTTCTAGCTCTAATAAATGTTGAATTCCTATTAAGCAATCTTTACATTGATGAATGTAAATAGCTAAATCCTTGGATTTCAAGATGTCTGAATAGTTTTCTTCAAGAAATTTAAATAAATTAGTTAAATCATCTTGTAAATCATGTAGATTAAAAATCAAATTTCTTGCTGAACTTTCCACCGCTGTCCAACAAGATAGTTTATAAATATCCGGTTTTAACCATTTTTCTTTTCCCGATGAACTAGGCAATGCCAGATCTAGAACTTGAAATGTATTTAGTAAATCCATAAGAGCCAGCGTTAATTTTTTAGTGCTTTCAATAGCTTTAAATATTAATTTTTCTCCATTAATTAGGCATTTCTCGCTGCTTTTTCTAATCTGTTTTAAGAGTAAACTTAATAATCCGAGTTCCATTTTCTCGTTTTTTTCATTGATATGATAAAGATTATATGTTATACCCCTCATAACGAAGCTAGAAAATTCTACTGTCATATGAGAAGTAGCTTCCTGTTCGAGATTATGAGCTTCATCGATGATTAGATATTTATATTGAGGCAAAACTGTATTTTCTAATTTGGCATCTGTCAGAAACATTGAATGATTTGTAATAATTATATTTGCCTGTTCAGCTTTTTTCTTTACTTCTAGAACAAAGCAATTAGAAAACCATTGGCATTCTTTTCCAAGGCAAGAGTAACTATCGGCAGATATTTTTTTCCAAGCCTCATTATCCCGGTTCTTTAAGTTCAACTCACTTTTATCACCTGTTATTGAAGTTCTTAACCATGAGGTTATTCGGGCTAAAAATAGTTTTTCCGATAATGTAAGTTCCAAAGGCTCTTTTAAATATGCCTGCCATTTTCTAAGACATAAATAGTTATTTCTCCCTTTAACAACTACTGTTTTTAAACCTAATTCTAGCGTTTCCTGGAGTTGAGGTAAATCCTTATTAAACAATTGTTCCTGCAAGTTGATGGTATGAGTTGAAATTACTACTTTTTCTCCTGTCGATAATGACCATTGTGCTGCTGGGAGCAAATAGGCTAAGGATTTCCCCGTACCAGTAGCTGCTTCAATAACTAAATGATGACCTGCTAAAAAAGAATTACATATT
Coding sequences:
- a CDS encoding helicase C-terminal domain-containing protein, producing MNFIILAITTNGLNLDQILEVSAIKLSNDVIVDKYKTLINSKFLSPSCFQSIGITRDMLANAPLLEDVAKELRDFIGLTPIIFCDISSIKSFLEQINLDLINHPYLDIVDLLKIAEPSLGDYSLNNLTALFGLEPSAYRASTDVELWAKIYFKTLELLEKLSPTILSYFSNLFTNTSTPIKEIIQQIFLEKVKDFNYSKIEPDFGFNKNLASVEGLFAEKKIPKNEKVQFDVKKIVEILSADGLMAKKYSTFEYRHSQILMLEKICNSFLAGHHLVIEAATGTGKSLAYLLPAAQWSLSTGEKVVISTHTINLQEQLFNKDLPQLQETLELGLKTVVVKGRNNYLCLRKWQAYLKEPLELTLSEKLFLARITSWLRTSITGDKSELNLKNRDNEAWKKISADSYSCLGKECQWFSNCFVLEVKKKAEQANIIITNHSMFLTDAKLENTVLPQYKYLIIDEAHNLEQEATSHMTVEFSSFVMRGITYNLYHINEKNEKMELGLLSLLLKQIRKSSEKCLINGEKLIFKAIESTKKLTLALMDLLNTFQVLDLALPSSSGKEKWLKPDIYKLSCWTAVESSARNLIFNLHDLQDDLTNLFKFLEENYSDILKSKDLAIYIHQCKDCLIGIQHLLELENKDSVTWLETYSFTHNFDFSIKTAPIEVGALLCKQIYQGKKSIIFTSATLTIEKDFEFFINQVGLNYLEPDKLETEIIQSPYNIQDQALLCITNNLPNPAMVKEEDFARQIVPVLARLIVANNGRTLVLFTSHNLLKLTYAPLKEKLSETGILVYGQQLDGSRGSLVNSFKKTEKGVLLGTSSFWEGVDIPGNDLTLVIIVKLPFQAPSIPTLAAKMQYLKNKNLDPFTMLNLPQAVIKFKQGFGRLLRTKKDRGIVVILDRRIIEKKYGQKFLNSLPLNTHLRADDSSLSKVIKDFWKN